In Microbacterium sp. AB, a single genomic region encodes these proteins:
- the rimI gene encoding ribosomal protein S18-alanine N-acetyltransferase has product MTVRAATAEDLDAIMALERASFPTDAWSEAMMREELASPHGHYLVLEQTGHVVGYAGLRALSGSRDADVQTIAIAEQARGRGRGRALLRALLDEAERRRVREVFLDVRADNPAAQGLYASEGFARIGRRPRYYQPDDVDAIVMRLDVRSWAAARVPDPDDAGAC; this is encoded by the coding sequence ATGACCGTCCGCGCGGCGACGGCCGAGGACCTCGATGCGATCATGGCGCTCGAGCGCGCGTCCTTCCCGACAGACGCGTGGAGCGAGGCGATGATGCGCGAGGAGCTCGCCTCTCCCCACGGCCACTATCTCGTGCTCGAGCAGACGGGCCATGTCGTCGGGTACGCGGGGCTGCGGGCGCTGTCCGGCTCGCGGGACGCGGATGTGCAGACGATCGCGATCGCCGAGCAGGCGCGCGGGCGGGGCCGGGGAAGGGCGCTCCTGCGCGCGCTCCTCGACGAGGCCGAGCGCCGCCGCGTGCGCGAGGTCTTCCTCGACGTGCGCGCCGACAACCCCGCCGCGCAGGGTCTCTACGCGAGCGAGGGATTCGCGCGGATCGGCCGTCGTCCCCGGTACTACCAGCCGGACGACGTCGATGCGATCGTCATGAGGCTCGACGTCCGCTCGTGGGCGGCCGCGCGCGTCCCCGACCCCGACGACGCGGGAGCCTGCTGA